The Endozoicomonas sp. 4G DNA segment GCAGGTCTTCACGGGTAGCAATGTAGATATCTTTCCAGGTTTCGGCCCAGTCTGCTTCCTGCGACGGGTCACGCTTGCCGTCCAGATAGATATGGATCGGGGAGCGGTGGCCGTGGGCAATTCGCTGGCAGTCGCCCAGGTGCTTTTTCAGACCGTGGCTGTAATGGTAGAAGGCACCGGAAAACTGTTCAGGATAAATATCCAGTTCAACGCTACTGACGTTGTCCGGCAGTTCATCCAGCAAGGTTTTCTCCAGGAAGGGGGTCAAAGCCTCGGGTGTTATTTCCTGAGTATTGACCAGTAAAATAGCAGGGGCCGGAGCCTTGCATTCGATGATATCACCGGTGCTGGTCTGCATCTTGATAGCAAGACATTTCTCATTCTCCGTTTTGATGGCGACTGCTTCGTGGGAAACAGGTACCAGCAGACGGTGGTCGGCAAGAATGTCCAGGGAAGCCTTGATCTGCTTTTTAACATGGCCAAAGTCAAAGACCATGCCCTGTTCATCCAGATCGCCCCGAAGTACGACATCCACCAGCCAGGTTTCCCCTACAACCCCGCGCTCCGGAGAAAGGTAACTGAAATCAAGAGTGGTGAGTTGATTGACGAACAGTGCGGTCATTGGATTCTACTGCGGCTGAAAAAAATAATGGACTAACCAGCAATTGTAACCCATTTCTCCAGAGGATTCAGTGTCTGGTCAAATTGGATGTTCACTGGTCCACTATCGGTGAATTGTTATGGGGATTTGGCATATCATTCACAACCGTTTGTATATAAAGGCTTTGGAGTTCATTTTGGATCGAACCATTACACCGTCTGATCTTGAGTTTGATGCCCGGCATATCTGGCACCCTTACGGGACAACGCCCAGCCAGTATGAATTGTTTGCTGTTGAAAGTGCTTCAGGGGTCAGGCTGCGCTTGAGTGATGGCCGGGAAGTGATTGATGGAATGTCTTCCTGGTGGTGCACGGTTCATGGCTATAACCATCCGGTTATGAATCAGGCCATTAAGGATCAGGTGGATTCCATGTCCCATGTGATGTTCGGTGGGCTGACTCATAAACCCGCTATTGAGCTGGCTCGCAGACTGGTTGAACTGACGCCTGAACCGATCAAAACGGTATTTTTTGCGGATTCAGGATCGGTCGCCGTGGAAGTAGCCATCAAGATGGCCATGCAGTATTGGCAGTGCCGGGGTGAGACCAACAAGAATAAGTTGCTGACCTTCAAAGGTGGCTACTTTGGCGATACCACCGGCGGCATGGCGGTCTGTGATCCTGACAATGGCATGCATCATTTGTTTACCGGCATTCTGCCTGAGCATCATTTTGTACCCCGGCCCGGCTGTGGTTTTGATGAGACTTTTGAAGATCACCACATTGAGACGTTTCGCTCTGAACTGGAGTCCCTGAATCATCAGGTGGCTGCCGTTATCATCGAGCCTATCGTTCAGGGGGCTGGTGGTATGCATTTTTACTCCCCCGACTTTCTGAAAAAAGTCAGGGCACTGTGTGATGAGCATGAAGTTTTGTTGATTCATGATGAGATTGCCACAGGCTTTGGTCGAACCGGAAAAATGTTTGCCTGCGAACACGCCGATGTTATCCCGGATATCATGTGTGTCGGTAAAGCCCTGACTGGTGGCTACATGACGCTATCGGCAGTGCTGTGCAGCGAAGCAATCAGTAAGACCATCTGTGCCTCTGGCCCGATTATGCACGGCCCCACCTTTATGGCTAATCCCCTGGCCTGTGCCGCCGGTGTGGCGAGTATGGATATTTTAGCCACTGGTGACTGGGTTCATCAGGTGGCCAATATAGAGAAAAAATTATGGGCCGGTCTCTCTCCCTGTGCTGAGCTGGAGACGGTGGCTGACGTTCGGGTTCTGGGGGCTATCGGTGTGGTTGAATTGCAAGAGCCGGTGGTGATGTCCGACATTCAGCCCCGCTTTCCTGAGCAGGGAGTATGGGTCAGACCTTTCGGCAAGCTGGTTTATGTTATGCCACCCTATGTTATTTCGGACGAAGACCTGAATACCTTGTGTAAGGCTATTTGTACGGTTGTTGAATCTATTGGTTAAACAGATAATGCGTAATTCCCGCAATCTGTTTTAGAATGTTGAGTCTTGAGTTTTAGGGCTGTTGGCATGACTGGGCAAAATCCGTCACTGATAAAAGAAACATTTCCTGTGGGGCCTTTGCAGTGTAACTGCACCATCATAGGTAACTCCATCACCAAAAAAGCCATCGTGATCGACCCCGGTGGTGATCCCGAAGTCATTCTCGCGAAACTGGAGGCCCACGGGCTAAAGGCTATAGCACTGATTCACACTCATGCTCACCTGGATCATTTTCTGGCCAGTGGCGAAATCAAGAAAAAGACCGGTGCCCCCATCCATCTTCACAAAGAAGATAAATTCCTTTGGGATAATCTTGAAACCCAATGTCGTATGTTTGGTGTACCCTATAATCCTGTTCCTGATCCCGATTACTGGCTGAATGATGATCAGGAACTACCTTGTTGTGAAGGAGTAGCGATGCATACGCCCGGACATACGCCGGGGTCCATGTGTTTTCATTTTGAGAAAGAGAATCTGTTGATCGCCGGAGACACGCTGTTCCGTCGCTCAATCGGTAGAACCGATCTTTGGGGTGGTGACTTCAAGGCAATAGAGAAGTCCATTCGTGATCGATTGTACACTTTGGATGAAGAAACTACCGTGGTAACAGGTCATGGCCCGGATACCTGTATTGGTGAAGAAATCCGGGAAAACAGCATTATCAGAGGCTAGGAGCCTGAGCGGGAACGGTGTCCATAAACGAGGATGGCAGACTATTTCCGGTCAGGCTTCTGGCTCCGGTTAGCCAGCAAAAAGAGGTGAACATGTTAATACAACTAAAAAGAGTGTCCCTGGTCGTTGCCGCAGCCGCTATCGTAGCGGGTTGTCAGACTACCAACCCTTATACCGGCGAGCAGGAAGTGAATAAAACGTCTACCTACGGCGGCATTGGTGCGCTTACCGGTGCGGTTATTGGTGGTTTGGTCGACGGTGGCGAAGGGGCTCTCAAGGGGGCTGCCATTGGTGGTGCAGCCGGTGCCGGTTATGGTTATTACACGGACCAGCAGGAAGCAGCCCTCAGGCAGGAGCTACAGGGAACCGGTGTTCAGTTACAACGAGAGGGGGATAACCTCAAGTTGATCATGCCCTCAAACATCACCTTTGATTCCAATAAGTCAGATATTAAGTCCAGCTTTTATCCAGTCCTGGGTTCGGTTGCCAAGGTCTTTAAGGAGTATGACAAGAATCTGATTGAAGTGGTGGGCTATACCGACAGCACTGGTGGCGACAAAATTAATCTGCCACTCTCTGAAGATCGAGCCAGAAGTGTCGCGAGTTATCTGATGAATCAGGGGATTTCCGGATCGCGTATTACTTCCTTTGGTGCGGGTGCTTCAAACCCCATCGGTGATAATAAAACCAAGGAAGGCCGGGCGATGAACAGGCGAGTAGAGATTAATTTAAGGCCGGCTCCGCAAAAGTAATAAATACTAAAAAGCCAGTGTGCCGAGGATGTTTTCATCAGAGAGTTCGGCTGCACTGGCTCAGTTCCGGGCGGGTATTATCCCGCCATTGAGGTTCTTGTTTCAAAGTGCGAGGCTTCCAGGGCCGTTTGTTTTTGCCTGGGAATCACCTGATAACTTTTACTTTCTCTCTGGCTGGTGGGGCACGGATGGCTGCCACGGGAACAGAAAACACAGCAGTCGCCTTTTTGCGGCGTCATCAGATTTTTACAGCTTCTGCATTCATAGAGATAAACGCAGGCATCCAGTGGCATGGTTTCAGTTTCACAATGGCCACAGCTATTGCAGGTGACGGTTGACTCGGTATTAACATGAAGTTTCATGGTCGTTTTCTCTGTCATTTTCTCTGTCGTTGTTATTTTCTTCGGGGCGTAATAACCCAATGTCGACATATTGCTTCCTTACTTGAATAGATGTTCGTTTAAAGGGTAGGCAAGAAGTGTGACAATTGTGTGTTATGGGTACTCAACCCCTCGTTCATCCTGAGCGCCCTTCGACTCCGCTCAGGATGCACGGTCGAAGGATGTGGACTCGAAACCAACAACAAAGAACGTGCCAACCACCCTTCGACTCCGCTCAGGGTGAACGGAGATACTACTACGCGATGAGTACTTATATGTCCGGGAGAGACACTTTTTCTCTCCCGGCCAAAGGCAGGATCAGGCTTTTTCAGCAGCAGCCTGAATGGCAGTGAGGGCAATGGTGTAGACAATATCGTCCACCAGGGCACCACGGGACAGGTCGTTTACGGGCTTGTTCAAACCCTGCAGCATCGGGCCAACACTGATAACGTTGGCGCTGCGCTGTACCGCCTTGTAAGTGGTGTTACCGGTATTGAGGTCAGGGAATACAAAAACGGTTGCACGACCAGCGACGTTTGAGTCGGGAGCCTTGCTCTTAGCCACCGATTCCACCGAGGCTGCGTCATATTGCAATGGACCATCAACCACCAGGTCAGGACGTTTCTCACGAACCAGCTGAGTTGCATCACGAACCCGCTCAACATCTTCACCGATACCGGAAGAGCCGGTGGAATAGCTGATCATGGCAATGCGTGGTTCAATGCCAAAGGCCAGGGCCGAATCAGCACTCTGAATGGCAATGTTAGCCAGGGCTTCTGCGTCAGGGTTTGGATTAACCGCACAGTCGCCGTACACCAGAACCTGATCAGGCAACAGCATGAAGAACACCGAAGATACCAGGCCACCGGCGTCTTTTTTCGGTTTGATCAGCTGGAAAGCCGGGCGGATGGTATTGGCCGTAGTATGGACAGCGCCGGAAACCAGACCATCCACTTCGTCCATGGCCAGCATCATGGTACCCAGAACCACGGTATCTTCCAGCTGAGCTTCTGCCATGGGGGCGTTCAGGCCCTTGTGCTTGCGCAGTTCGACCATGGGCTCAATATAACGCTGGCGGATACTTTCGGGCTCCATAATGATCAGCCCTTCCGGCAGATCAAAACCGTTGTCACGGGCGACCTGTTCAATGACTTCACGGTTACCCAGCAGAATACACTCGGCAATGCCACGTTCCTGACAAATGATGGCCGCCTGAATGGTTCTTGACTCATCGCCCTCTGGCAGAACAATGCGTTTGCGCGCTGCCTGAGCCTGTTGCACCAGACTGTAGCGGAATGCCGGAGGCGACAGACGACGCTCTGCCAGACTTTTGCAGTGCTGCTTGAACCAATGGTTATTGAGGTTCCCGGCGATGGTGTTCATCACCTTTTCAATACGTTCAATGTCGTCCAGAGGCAGCTCGTCACTCATGTGATCCAGACGGGTAGCGGTGGTGTAAGAATCATCCTCGGTCATCAGCACCGGCAGGCCAGTAGCAAAGGCTCTGTCGCAGAGTTCCTTAACTGCATTGGACATTCTGATGCCGCTGGTCAGTAGCAGTCCGGGCAGTGGAACACCATTGGCTGCGGCCATGGAGGTGGCCAGCACAATATCGTCACGGTCGCCGGCAGTAATGATCAGATTACCGGGCTTCAGATTATGAATCATATTGCTGGGGGTTCTGGCGCTCAGCGTGAAGGAATTGACACGACGCTGGGCGATATCGCCTTCGTTAATGACTTCGCAGCCCAGGTGGCGGGCAATATCCAGAGTACGGTGTGAACTCAGCTGAGGGTCGTAGCTGATGTAACCCAGGGGCAGGAAGTTTTTGCGGGCAAATTCAGGCAACGGTTTGAACTGCTGGTCTTCAGTCAGCTGTTCAACCAGTTCTTTATCCAGCTTGTTCAGGATATAACCGATAACATTGGGGTTTTTGATGCCACCAAAGCTGTCGGCAGCGATTTCCAGCTTGTCTGCAACATCTTCCAGGGAGTCCTTACCGGTTTCTGAAACCAGAATGATATCGGCGTTCAGGGTTATGGCCATATCGCTGTTAAGGCGGTTGGCGTAAGGCATGTTCCGGGTAGGGACCAGACCTTCAACCACGACCACTTCAGCGCCTTCGGAAGCATCCCCGAACAGGGCGACAATCTCTTCCATAAGCTCATCACCTTTGTTGTCACCCAGCAGGTTTTCAACCTTTTGGGTGGTAATCGGCGTCGGCGGCTCATGGTCCATAATACGCTGAGCCAGTCGTGTAGAACGCTCAGGCCCTTTATCCGCCGTGTGCAGCTGGGCAATGGGCTTGAAGAATTTTACCCTCAGGCCCAGAGTGTCCAGTGCCCGCACCAGACCCAAGGAGACTGAAGTCAGACCGACCCCATAGCGAGTGGGGGCCAGAAAAAACGTACGCATAATGCCGCTCCAGAAATATTTGCAGACAAGTCAGACATGGGGTCTTAAGACAGACCCCAGGCTGAATCAGGCGGTGAGAGCCTGAGTGTCACGGGAAATCATCAGCTCTTCGTTGGTGGCAACGACCATGGCAACGGTAGAGCCTTCCTGAGTAATCACACCGCTCTTGCCTCGGAAGGTTTCATCATTGAGCTTTTCATCCAGCTTGAAGCCGAAAATGCTCAGGCGTTCAAGGACGTTCTTACGAATGACGCTGGAGTTCTCGCCAATACCACCGGTGAATACCAGAGCGTCAATCTTGCCCATAGCCGCAGCGAAGCCTGCTACTTTTTCAGCCAGAACATGGCAGAAAACGTCCAGGGTTAGCTGGGCATGTTCATTGCCTTGCGCCGCCGCCTCTTGAATAACGCGACAATCGCTGTCCATTTCAGACAGGCCCAGCAGGCCGCTTTTTTTATTCAACATGTCGGTGGCTTCGTCCAGAGTGTAGCCCAGAGTCTTGTTCAGGAAGTTGAACAGGTTCGGGTCAACATCACCGGAGCGGGTTCCCATAACCAGACCTTCCAGTGGTGTCAGGCCCATGGTGGTATCAATGGACTTACCATTTTTGATGGCACAGGCAGAAGCGCCGTTGCCCAGGTGAGCCACAACAAGATTACTGTCGTTGATATCCAGACCCAGCATGTCAGCAGCAGCCTGACCGACATAGCGGTAGCTGGTTCCGTGGAAGCCGTAGCGACGCACACCGTGGTCTTTGTACAGGCTGTATGGAATCGGGTAAAGGTATGCTTCGGCTGGCATGGTCTGGTGGAACGCGGTGTCAAAAACCACGACATTGGGCAGGCCCGGGAAAATTTTCTGGGCGGCACGAATACCCGCCAGGTTGGCCGGACTGTGCAGAGGAGCCAGCTTGGTGCCGTCTTCAATCGCTTGCAGAACCTCATCGGTCACCAGGCAGGACTGAGAGAACTTCTCACCACCGTGAACAACACGGTGACCAATGGCGGAGATACTTGCCATCAGGCCTTCTTCACGCAGGAGGCCCACGATAGCTTCCAAGGCCGCTTCGTGCGCCGCCTGTCCCAGCGGCAAAGAGCCTTTTTCGCCGTTGATTTTCCAGTTCAGAACCGCTTCGCTGCTGTTCATGCGCTCAGCGATGCCGTTGATTTTTTCTTCTTCCGTTGTCGGATTGATCACTGCGAATTTGAGGGACGAACTACCGCAGTTGATGACCAGAATGCTGTCTTTGCTCATTGAAATATTACCTAACTGAACACGGGCAATGAGAGACTGACCTGTTGATTCCGGTCAGCCTCCTGAGGGGGTATGAACCAACAGTAACGTCTCTTTACGCTGAAGGAACGGTTTGCATATATGATGGCCCGCGGGTCAGATATTCGAGAGTCGGGAGTGAATAGAGAACTATTGCAATTCACCAGACGAACATCCGGTCAGAGTACGGGCAGCTTTAAAGAAGTTACGATTATAACCATTGATATAGGTCAGTGGACTGCGTAAAGATGCGTATGCTGATGCTGTTTGATCGAAATTTTTACA contains these protein-coding regions:
- a CDS encoding GDCCVxC domain-containing (seleno)protein, which encodes MKLHVNTESTVTCNSCGHCETETMPLDACVYLYECRSCKNLMTPQKGDCCVFCSRGSHPCPTSQRESKSYQVIPRQKQTALEASHFETRTSMAG
- a CDS encoding 6-carboxytetrahydropterin synthase produces the protein MTALFVNQLTTLDFSYLSPERGVVGETWLVDVVLRGDLDEQGMVFDFGHVKKQIKASLDILADHRLLVPVSHEAVAIKTENEKCLAIKMQTSTGDIIECKAPAPAILLVNTQEITPEALTPFLEKTLLDELPDNVSSVELDIYPEQFSGAFYHYSHGLKKHLGDCQRIAHGHRSPIHIYLDGKRDPSQEADWAETWKDIYIATREDLLEKVTLGKRDHLRFGYTSDQGYFELTLAEDRCYLIDTDSTVELLAEHIASTLKTRHPDHAIRVVAFEGFNKGAVAEKCAAAEKEL
- the pta gene encoding phosphate acetyltransferase translates to MRTFFLAPTRYGVGLTSVSLGLVRALDTLGLRVKFFKPIAQLHTADKGPERSTRLAQRIMDHEPPTPITTQKVENLLGDNKGDELMEEIVALFGDASEGAEVVVVEGLVPTRNMPYANRLNSDMAITLNADIILVSETGKDSLEDVADKLEIAADSFGGIKNPNVIGYILNKLDKELVEQLTEDQQFKPLPEFARKNFLPLGYISYDPQLSSHRTLDIARHLGCEVINEGDIAQRRVNSFTLSARTPSNMIHNLKPGNLIITAGDRDDIVLATSMAAANGVPLPGLLLTSGIRMSNAVKELCDRAFATGLPVLMTEDDSYTTATRLDHMSDELPLDDIERIEKVMNTIAGNLNNHWFKQHCKSLAERRLSPPAFRYSLVQQAQAARKRIVLPEGDESRTIQAAIICQERGIAECILLGNREVIEQVARDNGFDLPEGLIIMEPESIRQRYIEPMVELRKHKGLNAPMAEAQLEDTVVLGTMMLAMDEVDGLVSGAVHTTANTIRPAFQLIKPKKDAGGLVSSVFFMLLPDQVLVYGDCAVNPNPDAEALANIAIQSADSALAFGIEPRIAMISYSTGSSGIGEDVERVRDATQLVREKRPDLVVDGPLQYDAASVESVAKSKAPDSNVAGRATVFVFPDLNTGNTTYKAVQRSANVISVGPMLQGLNKPVNDLSRGALVDDIVYTIALTAIQAAAEKA
- a CDS encoding acetate kinase, producing the protein MSKDSILVINCGSSSLKFAVINPTTEEEKINGIAERMNSSEAVLNWKINGEKGSLPLGQAAHEAALEAIVGLLREEGLMASISAIGHRVVHGGEKFSQSCLVTDEVLQAIEDGTKLAPLHSPANLAGIRAAQKIFPGLPNVVVFDTAFHQTMPAEAYLYPIPYSLYKDHGVRRYGFHGTSYRYVGQAAADMLGLDINDSNLVVAHLGNGASACAIKNGKSIDTTMGLTPLEGLVMGTRSGDVDPNLFNFLNKTLGYTLDEATDMLNKKSGLLGLSEMDSDCRVIQEAAAQGNEHAQLTLDVFCHVLAEKVAGFAAAMGKIDALVFTGGIGENSSVIRKNVLERLSIFGFKLDEKLNDETFRGKSGVITQEGSTVAMVVATNEELMISRDTQALTA
- a CDS encoding OmpA family protein, whose amino-acid sequence is MLIQLKRVSLVVAAAAIVAGCQTTNPYTGEQEVNKTSTYGGIGALTGAVIGGLVDGGEGALKGAAIGGAAGAGYGYYTDQQEAALRQELQGTGVQLQREGDNLKLIMPSNITFDSNKSDIKSSFYPVLGSVAKVFKEYDKNLIEVVGYTDSTGGDKINLPLSEDRARSVASYLMNQGISGSRITSFGAGASNPIGDNKTKEGRAMNRRVEINLRPAPQK
- a CDS encoding MBL fold metallo-hydrolase, which translates into the protein MTGQNPSLIKETFPVGPLQCNCTIIGNSITKKAIVIDPGGDPEVILAKLEAHGLKAIALIHTHAHLDHFLASGEIKKKTGAPIHLHKEDKFLWDNLETQCRMFGVPYNPVPDPDYWLNDDQELPCCEGVAMHTPGHTPGSMCFHFEKENLLIAGDTLFRRSIGRTDLWGGDFKAIEKSIRDRLYTLDEETTVVTGHGPDTCIGEEIRENSIIRG
- the bioA gene encoding adenosylmethionine--8-amino-7-oxononanoate transaminase, which codes for MDRTITPSDLEFDARHIWHPYGTTPSQYELFAVESASGVRLRLSDGREVIDGMSSWWCTVHGYNHPVMNQAIKDQVDSMSHVMFGGLTHKPAIELARRLVELTPEPIKTVFFADSGSVAVEVAIKMAMQYWQCRGETNKNKLLTFKGGYFGDTTGGMAVCDPDNGMHHLFTGILPEHHFVPRPGCGFDETFEDHHIETFRSELESLNHQVAAVIIEPIVQGAGGMHFYSPDFLKKVRALCDEHEVLLIHDEIATGFGRTGKMFACEHADVIPDIMCVGKALTGGYMTLSAVLCSEAISKTICASGPIMHGPTFMANPLACAAGVASMDILATGDWVHQVANIEKKLWAGLSPCAELETVADVRVLGAIGVVELQEPVVMSDIQPRFPEQGVWVRPFGKLVYVMPPYVISDEDLNTLCKAICTVVESIG